Proteins co-encoded in one Pseudorhizobium banfieldiae genomic window:
- a CDS encoding MBL fold metallo-hydrolase, translated as MAAEPTISFHGAAGGVTGSCFLLRANERSILIDCGLFQGSKTEKELSYRAFPFSPSTVDAVILTHSHIDHSGLLPKLVKEGYRGPIYCTPASLDLCAVMLPDSAHIQEMEVEQLNRRNRRRGRPIVSPIYTSADAANTLVQMRTLPYRQWCDDLEDTRFRLWNAGHLLGSASVELEIRLQTETLRILFSGDIGPQGKLLQHEPEAPAQWDYVICESTYGDEDRVDISPEQRRALLREEVNRAARSPNGALVIPSFAVDRTQELLTDLVVLMDQDLISPCPVVIDSPLASRATGVFRRNVSELERGDLLQRALSSRHVRFTETFEQSKALDDQMEFHIVIAASGMCEAGRIRHRLKRWLWREEATVLLVGYQAEGTLGRLLEQGARTVRIQGDDIAVKASIRNLDVYSGHADAKELVDWIRQRLPIKTSLFLVHGETSALEGLHRRIEDIDPGFSIIQPSLDSTYMLGRSESKQTSPEVPPRLPPLQVGSRDWHNDFQGFVLDLQERLATAADDKARRVILRRVMGALDEDERSTGRSSRD; from the coding sequence ATGGCTGCCGAACCTACCATCTCTTTTCACGGTGCAGCCGGTGGCGTGACGGGTTCCTGCTTCCTCCTACGGGCAAATGAGCGAAGCATTCTGATTGATTGCGGCCTCTTCCAAGGCTCCAAGACCGAGAAGGAGCTAAGCTACCGCGCCTTCCCCTTCTCCCCATCAACCGTTGATGCGGTGATCCTCACCCACTCACACATCGACCACAGCGGCTTGCTTCCAAAGCTGGTGAAGGAGGGATATCGCGGGCCGATCTACTGCACGCCAGCCTCGCTCGACCTATGCGCGGTCATGCTGCCCGATTCCGCCCACATCCAGGAGATGGAGGTGGAGCAGCTCAACCGCCGCAACAGACGCCGCGGTCGACCGATCGTGTCTCCGATCTACACGTCTGCCGACGCCGCAAACACCCTCGTCCAGATGCGTACGCTTCCGTACCGGCAGTGGTGTGATGATCTTGAAGACACCCGTTTCCGGCTATGGAATGCCGGCCACCTTCTCGGCTCCGCGTCGGTGGAACTCGAAATCAGGCTTCAGACGGAAACGCTTCGCATCCTCTTTTCCGGAGACATCGGACCACAGGGCAAGCTTCTTCAGCATGAGCCGGAGGCACCCGCACAGTGGGACTATGTAATCTGTGAGAGCACGTATGGCGACGAAGACCGAGTGGACATTAGTCCGGAGCAGCGGAGGGCGCTGCTGCGAGAGGAAGTCAACCGGGCCGCCCGGAGTCCCAACGGCGCACTCGTCATCCCTTCCTTTGCCGTTGACAGAACCCAGGAACTGCTGACGGATCTTGTTGTGCTGATGGATCAGGATCTGATTTCCCCCTGTCCGGTGGTTATAGATTCTCCGCTGGCCTCAAGAGCCACCGGAGTGTTCAGGCGCAATGTATCGGAACTGGAAAGGGGAGACCTGTTGCAGCGCGCGCTCTCCTCCCGCCACGTGCGCTTTACAGAAACATTCGAACAGTCCAAGGCCCTTGACGATCAGATGGAGTTCCACATCGTCATCGCGGCAAGCGGGATGTGCGAGGCTGGCAGGATTAGACATCGCTTGAAAAGATGGCTGTGGCGTGAGGAAGCAACAGTCCTGCTCGTCGGCTATCAAGCCGAGGGCACATTGGGGAGATTGCTTGAGCAGGGAGCACGGACTGTCCGCATCCAGGGCGACGACATCGCCGTGAAAGCAAGCATCCGAAACCTGGACGTGTACAGCGGCCATGCTGACGCGAAAGAGCTTGTCGATTGGATCAGACAGCGGCTCCCGATCAAAACTTCGTTGTTTCTTGTGCATGGTGAGACCTCTGCTTTAGAAGGGCTGCACCGCAGAATCGAGGATATCGATCCGGGCTTTTCCATCATCCAGCCGTCATTGGATTCGACCTACATGCTCGGACGCAGTGAGAGCAAGCAGACGTCACCTGAAGTTCCTCCCCGACTGCCTCCGCTTCAAGTTGGAAGTCGCGACTGGCACAACGACTTCCAGGGATTCGTTCTTGACCTTCAGGAGCGGCTTGCCACGGCTGCCGATGATAAGGCCCGCCGCGTAATCCTGCGACGCGTGATGGGAGCCTTGGATGAGGATGAGAGGAGCACCGGCAGATCAAGCCGTGACTAG
- a CDS encoding glutathione S-transferase family protein: MLTLLHSPASPFARKVRMAAMERQVSLHLEIVRVDPVVRNDHLAGINPLAKIPVLKTPDGPIHDSRAICRFIDRRGEGPSLYGSETADIWEIQVLESIADGVMEAAVNLRYELVNRPAEMRWPEWIAAQRLRISAGLNHFSGRIAQLAAPHIGTIAVGAALEYLDFRHPEQEWRAAFPALSDWVNSFAEEEIMRATAYPAA; the protein is encoded by the coding sequence ATGCTGACGCTTCTCCATTCCCCCGCCTCGCCATTCGCGCGAAAGGTGCGGATGGCTGCGATGGAGCGGCAAGTTTCACTCCATTTGGAGATCGTGCGCGTCGACCCGGTGGTCAGGAACGACCACCTCGCGGGCATCAACCCGCTTGCAAAGATCCCGGTGCTGAAGACGCCGGATGGCCCGATCCACGACAGCCGGGCGATCTGTCGCTTCATCGACCGTCGGGGGGAGGGGCCAAGCCTCTACGGCTCGGAGACGGCAGACATATGGGAAATCCAGGTTCTGGAGTCGATCGCCGATGGCGTGATGGAGGCGGCCGTCAACCTTCGCTACGAACTGGTGAACCGGCCGGCCGAAATGAGGTGGCCTGAATGGATCGCGGCGCAGCGTCTGCGTATCAGCGCCGGCCTCAATCATTTCTCGGGACGGATAGCCCAGTTGGCGGCGCCGCATATCGGGACGATCGCCGTTGGCGCGGCACTGGAATATCTCGATTTCCGTCACCCCGAACAGGAGTGGCGGGCAGCATTTCCAGCGCTTTCGGACTGGGTGAACTCATTCGCCGAGGAGGAGATCATGCGGGCCACCGCTTACCCGGCGGCCTGA
- a CDS encoding ABC transporter substrate-binding protein has protein sequence MEETSKFILSRRQILKTGVGTGVLMASGLAAPSILRAQEQPIVLGHLVPLTGFLGTLGQYAINGLKLSVDQINEAGGVNGRKLQIIAEDSINPETAATKAQRMIERDKVDVLVGEISSASALAISEVASRNKKLFIATGPRSDVLRADRCNRYMFCTDIPNAVMVNAVGTALKQQGMVEGKKFFTVTSDYVFGHDLLKAAKAFFAANNAELVGDELVPTDATDFSANILKIRQAQPDVVCLNLGGNQVTNFLKQYAEFGLSIPTVGFNLNTADAWAAGMGNFGGVWPTVWFDTIDTAGTKKFVEDYKAAYGGEIPENHAWIEYITGNILAKAFEATGGSDNEKIIDYFETEAEFDILKKRPAYFRKFDHQLVQEAYSFSVKPEGSYSTVYDMLQLGAVVPAEGEKLTSIYPEDTGACKL, from the coding sequence ATGGAAGAGACCAGCAAGTTCATCCTGTCCCGGCGACAGATTCTGAAGACCGGTGTCGGCACCGGCGTACTCATGGCGTCGGGGCTAGCAGCGCCGTCGATCCTGCGGGCGCAGGAGCAGCCTATCGTGCTGGGGCACCTGGTGCCGCTGACGGGGTTCCTCGGAACGCTCGGGCAGTACGCGATCAACGGTCTGAAGCTTTCGGTCGACCAGATCAATGAAGCAGGTGGTGTCAATGGTCGCAAGCTGCAGATCATTGCCGAGGACTCCATCAATCCGGAAACTGCGGCGACCAAGGCGCAGCGCATGATCGAGCGCGACAAGGTCGACGTGCTGGTGGGCGAGATATCCTCGGCCTCGGCACTCGCCATTTCCGAAGTGGCAAGCCGCAACAAGAAGCTATTCATCGCTACGGGACCGCGGTCCGACGTCCTTCGTGCCGACCGCTGCAACCGCTACATGTTCTGCACGGACATCCCGAATGCCGTCATGGTCAATGCAGTGGGAACGGCGCTGAAGCAACAGGGAATGGTGGAAGGCAAGAAGTTCTTCACGGTGACCTCCGACTATGTCTTCGGGCACGATCTTCTGAAGGCAGCGAAGGCCTTCTTCGCCGCCAACAATGCCGAACTCGTCGGCGATGAACTGGTGCCGACGGACGCCACCGACTTCTCCGCGAACATCCTCAAGATCCGCCAGGCTCAGCCGGACGTGGTCTGCCTCAACCTTGGCGGTAACCAGGTCACCAATTTCCTCAAGCAGTACGCGGAATTTGGGCTGTCCATTCCAACCGTCGGCTTCAACCTCAACACGGCGGATGCCTGGGCGGCCGGCATGGGCAATTTCGGAGGAGTCTGGCCTACCGTATGGTTTGACACGATCGATACCGCCGGAACAAAGAAGTTCGTCGAGGACTACAAGGCGGCATATGGCGGGGAGATCCCGGAGAACCATGCCTGGATCGAGTACATCACCGGAAACATCCTCGCGAAGGCTTTCGAAGCCACCGGCGGCAGCGACAACGAGAAGATCATCGACTACTTCGAGACTGAAGCGGAGTTCGACATTCTCAAGAAAAGGCCGGCCTACTTCCGCAAGTTCGACCATCAACTGGTCCAAGAAGCGTACTCGTTCTCCGTCAAGCCGGAAGGCAGCTATTCGACCGTCTACGACATGCTTCAACTAGGTGCCGTCGTGCCGGCCGAAGGCGAGAAGCTGACGAGCATTTATCCGGAAGACACCGGCGCCTGCAAACTCTGA
- a CDS encoding branched-chain amino acid ABC transporter permease produces the protein MELFFLFEQVVNGLVLAGYYLLIALGLSLIFSVGGIVNLAHGGFYAIGAYLAVTLTPHLGFAPAVVVSPLLVACLGILFERFVLRRFYREDPILSLLVTFGLAMVAEQAIRMIWGAAPLSQTLPSGLKGGVEIGPLLFSKYRLVMLGVVLAILASIWLLLNRTSFGRVIRAGIQNPDMVGALGIRLQPYMTTVVMIGVGLAAVGGALFAPITTVHPAMGAEILTIGFIVVIIGGLGSFWGVVLAAVLVGVVRSITIQYLPAASEASMYILMFLVLLLRPRGLLGERMAKFEG, from the coding sequence ATGGAACTTTTCTTCCTCTTCGAGCAGGTCGTGAATGGGCTGGTTCTCGCAGGATATTACCTGCTGATCGCCTTAGGCCTGTCCCTGATCTTTTCGGTCGGCGGGATCGTCAATCTTGCCCATGGCGGCTTCTACGCGATCGGGGCCTACCTCGCGGTGACCCTCACGCCGCATCTTGGTTTTGCTCCTGCCGTAGTCGTCTCCCCTCTACTGGTTGCCTGTCTCGGCATACTGTTCGAACGTTTCGTTCTGCGTCGTTTCTACCGGGAGGATCCCATCCTCAGCCTGCTCGTGACATTCGGGCTGGCGATGGTCGCGGAACAGGCGATCCGGATGATCTGGGGTGCCGCACCGTTGTCGCAGACGCTCCCATCCGGTCTGAAGGGCGGCGTGGAGATCGGGCCGCTGCTTTTCTCGAAATACCGCCTGGTGATGCTCGGCGTCGTCCTCGCCATCCTCGCTTCGATTTGGCTGCTCCTGAACCGCACGTCATTCGGCCGCGTCATCCGGGCAGGGATCCAGAACCCGGACATGGTGGGCGCGCTTGGTATCCGCCTCCAGCCGTACATGACGACGGTGGTTATGATCGGCGTTGGCCTGGCGGCGGTGGGCGGTGCCCTCTTTGCCCCGATCACGACGGTTCATCCGGCCATGGGTGCGGAAATCCTGACGATCGGCTTCATCGTCGTGATCATCGGCGGGCTCGGCTCCTTCTGGGGCGTGGTGCTGGCAGCCGTTCTGGTCGGCGTTGTCCGGTCGATCACCATCCAGTATCTGCCCGCCGCCTCCGAGGCGTCGATGTACATCCTGATGTTCCTTGTCCTGCTGCTGCGCCCGCGCGGGCTACTGGGCGAACGCATGGCAAAATTCGAAGGCTGA
- a CDS encoding branched-chain amino acid ABC transporter ATP-binding protein/permease produces the protein MSSQTKTLAVSALVLVLLPVVLPMVGLTLTTATMVVSLCIAVLGLNLLMGYTGLVSFGHAAWFGMGGYAAALLQKNFLPGQFILPVLGSIFCVAVIAAVVGWLILRRRGVYFSLLTLAFTALTFTVAYRWTALTGGEDGLGGFTRGSIGPLDLADNLTYYIVVAAIGFGVLYSMIRLTRSPFGTVLLAIRENTLRAEFQGYDVQRYKHIAYIVSASLTGLAGALSGFLHYIVTAESTSIEMSGELMAMVVIGGMHAHILGPAVGVVFFILFRELFSIATSDWMFWFGVTFVAFVMYLPGGLVGLGEKIWRKFHPLPEETAAMSRRKIYEGLELPETLRPEPTTGEVLVAEQVSINFGGIKAVQNASLSVKPGEIHVLIGPNGAGKTTLFNLISGLYKPVSGNVRLLGQAIHGLSPQEICHSGLARSFQITSLFNNLSIRENLRLSGQAKDPHRYGIWRDAERLVDVNRDTAALIRFLGLEGIEEVKGGDLSYGGQRLVDLGIALASKPKVILLDEPLAGLAAAERERVGRLIVTMARYVPVLIVEHDIDRVLSFCQEVTVMNEGQVLINGTPEIVRTDRKVQEIYTGTGTPAVVGCTAVTSTSGELVLQADNLHTFYGKSHILNGATLEARKGEIVALLGRNGAGKSTFLKTIAGIVTPADGKLLLHGKDVTGLSPWQMARAGVGYVPQGRGVFAGMTVRDNLALGRLARRTDGETGTVWDEDKIFDYFPRLKERINSHADYLSGGEQQMLAVARALSGNVNLLLLDEPFEGLAPAIVEDLFRTFDRLRQDVPIIIVEHNLDLVLALADRVFALENGKVFHTGPAEPLLKDMDYRKQILWL, from the coding sequence ATGAGCTCGCAAACAAAAACCCTTGCCGTCAGCGCACTCGTGTTGGTCCTTCTGCCAGTCGTGTTACCGATGGTCGGCCTGACGCTGACGACGGCGACCATGGTCGTTTCCCTGTGTATCGCCGTATTGGGCCTCAACCTGCTGATGGGCTATACCGGTCTCGTCAGCTTCGGCCATGCCGCGTGGTTCGGGATGGGCGGCTATGCGGCAGCGCTTCTTCAGAAGAACTTCCTGCCCGGCCAGTTCATCCTTCCGGTGCTGGGTTCCATCTTCTGTGTCGCGGTGATTGCGGCGGTCGTCGGCTGGTTGATCCTGCGCCGGCGTGGTGTCTACTTTTCCCTTCTGACCCTTGCCTTCACCGCCCTGACATTCACCGTCGCCTATCGGTGGACGGCGTTGACCGGTGGTGAAGATGGTCTGGGCGGGTTCACCCGCGGAAGCATTGGGCCCCTCGATCTTGCCGATAACCTGACCTATTACATCGTGGTCGCGGCGATTGGTTTCGGCGTCCTGTATTCCATGATCCGCCTTACCCGGTCGCCGTTCGGAACGGTTCTTCTGGCAATCCGCGAGAACACGCTACGGGCGGAGTTCCAAGGCTACGACGTCCAGCGCTACAAGCATATCGCCTATATCGTTTCCGCCTCCCTCACCGGCCTCGCCGGTGCCCTTTCCGGTTTCCTCCATTACATCGTCACCGCCGAGAGCACGTCTATCGAGATGTCCGGCGAACTGATGGCTATGGTGGTGATCGGGGGGATGCATGCGCATATCCTGGGGCCGGCCGTGGGGGTCGTCTTCTTCATCCTCTTCCGGGAACTGTTCTCGATCGCCACCTCCGACTGGATGTTCTGGTTCGGTGTGACCTTCGTTGCCTTTGTGATGTATCTGCCTGGCGGTCTTGTCGGATTGGGAGAGAAGATCTGGCGGAAGTTCCATCCGCTGCCGGAAGAAACGGCTGCCATGAGCCGGCGCAAGATCTACGAGGGTCTTGAGCTCCCCGAAACACTTCGGCCGGAGCCGACGACCGGCGAGGTTCTGGTCGCCGAGCAGGTCTCCATCAACTTCGGCGGCATCAAGGCGGTCCAGAATGCATCACTTTCCGTGAAACCGGGGGAGATCCATGTCCTGATCGGCCCGAACGGCGCAGGCAAGACGACACTCTTCAACCTGATATCGGGGCTCTACAAGCCCGTCTCCGGAAATGTGCGTCTGCTCGGTCAAGCGATCCACGGGCTTTCTCCGCAGGAGATATGCCATTCCGGCCTCGCTCGGTCATTCCAGATCACTTCACTGTTCAACAACCTCAGCATCAGGGAAAACCTGCGGCTATCGGGTCAGGCCAAGGATCCGCATCGCTATGGGATCTGGCGTGACGCCGAGAGGCTTGTCGATGTCAATCGCGATACTGCGGCACTGATCCGGTTTCTCGGGCTTGAAGGCATTGAAGAGGTCAAGGGTGGGGATCTTTCCTATGGCGGGCAGAGGCTGGTCGATCTGGGAATTGCGCTTGCTTCGAAGCCGAAGGTCATCCTCCTGGATGAACCCCTGGCCGGCCTTGCGGCGGCGGAGCGCGAGCGCGTCGGTCGCCTGATCGTGACGATGGCCCGCTATGTCCCTGTCCTGATCGTCGAGCACGACATCGACCGCGTCCTTTCGTTCTGTCAGGAGGTCACGGTGATGAACGAGGGGCAGGTGCTGATCAATGGCACGCCCGAGATCGTTCGCACTGACCGCAAGGTCCAGGAGATCTATACGGGAACGGGCACACCGGCGGTGGTCGGTTGTACCGCGGTCACATCCACGTCCGGCGAACTGGTGCTGCAGGCTGACAACCTGCATACCTTCTACGGCAAGAGCCATATCCTCAATGGCGCTACGCTGGAGGCTCGGAAAGGCGAGATCGTGGCTCTGCTCGGCCGGAATGGCGCAGGCAAGTCGACCTTTCTCAAGACGATAGCGGGAATCGTAACGCCAGCAGACGGTAAGCTGCTCCTGCACGGGAAGGATGTGACGGGCCTTTCCCCGTGGCAGATGGCGCGGGCGGGGGTTGGCTATGTTCCGCAGGGCAGGGGCGTCTTCGCCGGCATGACCGTGCGGGACAACCTGGCGCTCGGGCGCCTGGCACGGCGGACCGACGGGGAAACGGGAACAGTGTGGGACGAAGACAAGATCTTCGACTACTTCCCGCGGCTCAAGGAGCGGATCAACAGCCATGCCGACTACCTTTCCGGCGGCGAACAGCAAATGCTCGCAGTGGCGCGGGCGCTATCCGGCAATGTCAACCTGCTGCTGCTCGACGAACCGTTCGAAGGCCTGGCGCCTGCTATCGTGGAAGATCTCTTCCGCACCTTCGACAGGCTGCGCCAGGACGTGCCGATCATCATCGTCGAGCACAATCTCGACCTTGTGCTGGCGCTGGCCGATCGCGTCTTTGCTTTAGAGAACGGAAAGGTGTTCCATACGGGGCCGGCAGAGCCATTGCTAAAAGACATGGACTATCGCAAGCAGATACTTTGGCTTTAG
- a CDS encoding SDR family NAD(P)-dependent oxidoreductase — protein MKTALIVGGSRGIGAATVQAMRTEGWKVEATSTSGKDGSIPVDIRDPASVEAAFAEAKARLGKLDCVVANAGINVPPGSLATFDNDRMRDLVETNIIGAFNVLKAAAAGVEDSGVIIALTTSLVRHAVPGVGPYAATKAAVEALLRSLAKEVAGRGIRVNGVAPGPVDTDLFRAGKDEAAVARSAAMSPFNRVGRPEEVAAVVAFLASDRASWVSGQIIQPNGGLI, from the coding sequence ATGAAGACGGCTTTGATCGTTGGTGGATCACGCGGAATTGGCGCAGCGACTGTCCAAGCCATGCGCACGGAGGGGTGGAAGGTCGAGGCCACCTCCACCTCAGGCAAGGACGGATCAATTCCGGTGGACATTCGCGATCCGGCTAGCGTCGAGGCCGCCTTCGCCGAGGCAAAGGCACGGCTCGGCAAGCTGGATTGCGTCGTCGCCAATGCCGGCATCAACGTCCCGCCGGGTTCGCTTGCGACTTTCGACAATGATCGGATGCGCGATCTGGTGGAAACCAACATCATCGGTGCGTTCAATGTGCTCAAAGCCGCTGCCGCTGGGGTCGAGGACAGCGGTGTCATCATTGCGCTGACGACATCGCTGGTCCGCCATGCCGTGCCCGGTGTCGGGCCCTATGCGGCCACTAAGGCTGCCGTCGAGGCGCTCCTGCGTTCACTTGCCAAGGAAGTCGCTGGCAGGGGCATCCGCGTCAACGGCGTGGCACCGGGTCCCGTGGATACCGATCTCTTTCGCGCCGGCAAGGATGAGGCAGCAGTCGCCCGGTCGGCCGCGATGTCTCCGTTCAATCGCGTCGGCAGACCAGAGGAGGTGGCCGCTGTCGTCGCGTTTCTCGCATCGGACCGCGCGAGCTGGGTCTCGGGCCAGATTATTCAGCCGAATGGCGGGCTGATCTGA
- a CDS encoding lysylphosphatidylglycerol synthase transmembrane domain-containing protein yields MDFEFSPTPRDGRSTYRNADWRCPARCRVLPQSRLQDGRLVLKTLALLVSIFLLDVATLWAVAHSVGMELAPAPAFISFVLASVVATLSPVPLGLGTFEGTCIGLLHVMGSSIESSLAATLIFRGFTLWLPMLPGLWLMRRELPGRNARSAGRE; encoded by the coding sequence TTGGATTTTGAGTTTTCTCCGACCCCACGCGATGGCCGATCAACCTACAGAAACGCCGACTGGCGATGTCCCGCACGATGCCGCGTACTGCCGCAGTCAAGGCTTCAGGACGGACGGCTGGTGTTGAAGACACTCGCCCTGCTGGTGAGCATCTTTCTACTGGATGTGGCTACTCTTTGGGCCGTAGCGCATTCGGTGGGCATGGAACTGGCACCGGCCCCGGCCTTCATCAGCTTCGTGCTCGCGTCCGTGGTGGCGACATTGTCGCCGGTCCCGCTGGGTTTGGGGACCTTCGAGGGGACGTGTATCGGGCTCCTCCATGTCATGGGCAGCAGCATCGAGAGCAGTCTGGCTGCGACCTTGATCTTCCGCGGCTTCACCCTGTGGCTTCCGATGCTTCCCGGACTCTGGCTGATGCGCCGTGAATTGCCCGGTAGGAATGCGCGCAGTGCCGGCCGGGAGTAA